Proteins co-encoded in one Cataglyphis hispanica isolate Lineage 1 chromosome 4, ULB_Chis1_1.0, whole genome shotgun sequence genomic window:
- the LOC126848731 gene encoding uncharacterized protein LOC126848731, with amino-acid sequence MTCCKIYLIILALITCHVNANYEYERLKSLSHVIDVPQVPSQHNIYESVSSEILPHYYNSYESSDDRYRDRSTSSVLSERSPISVKKKLVENKNLKKMKIPSLMINKDYTAKYKQLLPNSEIAHCQEINVKLIGKEDKIRKDFMTCYKCEDPKTRSTYERCLHNNPPEESASANTERFIPVSSRYRRSNMENEKISYGKTNPYRFSDEYFTDAMYDVPAAYESRGERCDKVVKNSMICMICQDAKTNGKYEQCSYVKQPQEKAFAYIKSGIFEKPEERRNNNAENNRSNSYPLESSEGSNLEKKDWNPIAIKESREYSYPNEDHTERISIINQQDKVQDASSTACKQVQRDSKTCTVCKDPKIGGIYEKCIYNYQPSDKLYKYSKSKSFGYPDKISTDSTRDLNETQTSEKSKRFDYPQSSDSTHDYLDKSKHSIYPWRSEKAIESEQVASDLDSTSRDSPNYSSDYSSSKGSSNYQPLVTGEDTEFYEDQATPSLKSVSAHYSENIDADHCKKFQKDSMTCTVCKNPKTGNDFEQCSYSYQPSDKVFSYSKSSSFGNSRENDKYQQIPHEDKQASDSSEIAKDSYNVPIGEEGYEASRTTDEAKDDSKDAVEGKKEGVDAGYLDTAKKKAEIEEFMQNFRKKDRSKCRKIMRDKMTCYRCVDEENVQKEECVFVTGQEPDQLAFREIKEFQIDPASHARVHERSSSTKTRERITDPLEPSASASRNSYVKLEKPDNDYPDEMQHTAEETKEAEPYDYTSETRSRYDKVLGLTLPAYMFATSEHEVAFDEVVASSHDQR; translated from the exons ATGACTTGTTGCAAG ATATATCTAATCATATTAGCTCTAATCACATGTCACGTGAATGCAAATTACGAGTACGAGCGCTTGAAGAGTTTGAGCCATGTGATTGATGTGCCACAAGTACCTAGCCAGCATAACATTTACGAGAGTGTTTCTTCTGAAATATTGcctcattattataattcttacgAATCGAGTGATGATCGATATAGAGATCGTTCCACAAGTTCCGTTCTATCTGAGCGTTCTCCCATTagcgtaaagaaaaaattggttgaaaacaaaaatttaaaaaaaatgaaaattccgTCTTTAATGATCAATAAGGATTATACTGCAAAGTACAAGCAATTGCTTCCAAATTCGGAAATTGCTCATTGTCAAGAGATTAACGTAAAATTGATCGGGAAAGAGGATAAGATACGAAAAGACTTTATGACTTGCTACAAATGCGAGGATCCTAAAACTAGATCCACATACGAACGCTGTTTACATAATAATCCTCCGGAAGAGAGCGCATCCGCCAATACGGAGCGATTTATCCCCGTCAGCTCCAGATATCGAAG GTCCAACAtggaaaatgagaaaattagtTACGGGAAGACAAATCCTTATCGGTTCAGCGACGAATATTTTACCGACGCTATGTATGATGTACCGGCCGCATACGAAAGCAGGGGAGAGAGATGCGACAAGGTTGTGAAAAATTCCATGATATGCATGATTTGCCAAGATGCTAAGACCAATGGAAAGTATGAACAATGCTCGTATGTAAAGCAGCCGCAAGAGAAAGCGTTCGCCTATATCAAATCTGGCATCTTCGAAAAGCCTGAAGAGCGAAGAAATAATAACGCTGAAAATAATCGATCAAATTCTTATCCCCTTGAATCCTCTGAAGGATCCAATCTTGAGAAAAAAGATTGGAATCCGATTGCCATAAAAGAGTCTCGCGAATATTCCTATCCTAACGAGGATCATACTGAgagaatttcaataataaatcagCAAGACAAAGTACAGGATGCATCTTCGACAGCTTGTAAACAGGTGCAAAGAGATTCCAAAACCTGCACTGTATGCAAAGATCCCAAGATTGGTGGTATTTATGAGAAATGCATTTACAACTATCAGCCCAGcgataaactatataaatacagTAAATCAAAAAGCTTCGGATATCCAGATAAGATTTCTACCGATTCTACTCGTGATTTAAATGAAACTCAAACGTCGGAAAAATCCAAGAGGTTTGATTATCCGCAAAGTTCCGATTCTACGCACGATTATTTGG ATAAATCCAAACATTCTATTTATCCATGGAGATCCGAGAAAGCCATTGAATCTGAACAAGTCGCTAGTGATCTTGACAGCACATCGCGCGATTCACCCAACTACAGCAGTGATTACTCCAGTTCCAAGGGATCGAGTAATTACCAGCCGTTAGTTACGGGTGAAGATACCGAATTTTACGAGGATCAAGCTACACCATCTTTGAAATCCGTCTCGGCGcattattctgaaaatatcGATGCGGATCATTGTAAAAAGTTTCAGAAAGACTCAATGACATGTACAGTTTGCAAGAATCCGAAAACAGGCAACGATTTCGAACAATGTTCGTACTCGTATCAACCGAGCGATAAGGTCTTCTCTTACAGTAAATCCAGCTCATTTGGCAATTCACGGGAGAATGATAAATATCAGCAAATTCCGCACGAGGATAAACAGGCGTCGGACAGTTCCGAGATTGCAAAAGACTCCTACAATGTCCCGATCGGAGAAGAAGGCTACGAAGCTTCACGAACGACGGATGAAGCAAAGGATGATTCCAAGGATGCCGTGGAAGGAAAAAAGGAAGGAGTGGATGCCGGATACTTGGACACAGCAAAGAAGAAGGCGGAGATTGAAGAGTTTATGCAGAATTTTCGGAAGAAAGATCGATCAAAATGTAGAAAGATTATGCGTGATAAAATGACCTGCTATCGGTGCGTTGATGAGGAAAATGTTCAAAAGGAGGAATGCGTGTTTGTCACCGGGCAAGAACCCGATCAGCTAGCATTTCGcgagataaaagaatttcaaatCGATCCTGCATCGCACGCTCGCGTCCATGAAAGATCAAGCTCGACGAAAACGAGAGAGCGCATAACGGATCCTTTAGAGCCCAGTGCATCCGCTAGTAGAAATTCGTATGTCAAATTAGAGAAACCAGACAACGATTATCCCGACGAAATGCAACACACGGCAGAGGAAACTAAAGAGGCTGAACCGTACGATTACACGTCGGAAACAAGATCCAGATACGACAAGGTACTTGGATTGACTCTTCCGGCATATATGTTTGCTACTTCGGAGCACGAGGTAGCGTTTGACGAGGTTGTAGCTTCCAGTCACGATCAGCGCTAA